The following proteins come from a genomic window of Daphnia carinata strain CSIRO-1 chromosome 6, CSIRO_AGI_Dcar_HiC_V3, whole genome shotgun sequence:
- the LOC130702179 gene encoding copine-8-like: protein MAHQNFVPGTASQDMKNDVELTISAKNLVNKDVLSKSDPICVVYVRHLDHSWVEHGRTEQICNTLNPEYTTKIVIGYRFEELQKLKFKIYDIDSKSTALDKHDFLGEAECSLGEIVSARNFVTALNHSKNKNTGQLCIKAEEIGSIKEDVELLFSAQGFKKSGLLSKPDPFLAIYKESTLVHRTPFIKDNCNPEWPRFVLPMRFLRTKDENSVSLLLQCWNWNGDGSHKLMGEVQVTTQEILSAPKTFSLNDKKTGKSVGKLSLHESKVTKTHSFLDYVTGGTQINCTIAIDFTASNGTPSMPTSLHYMGPTPTLYEQALLSVVTIIQDYDSDKHFPVLGFGAKVPPNGNLSHEFFVNMTANPHCFGVGGVIDAYRRCLPLIQLYGPTNFAPVINHVARFAAAHSNGDQYFILLILTDGEICDFPETKQAIISASHLPMSIIIVGIGPADFSSMKELDSDNGHLTANGHSAVRDIVQFVSFRDFLHQADPNRASVELASALLAEVPNQLVAFMKLKKLTPKTPF, encoded by the exons ATGGCTCACCAGAACTTTGTCCCAGGGACGGCTAGCCAGGATATGAAGAATGATGTGGAGCTCACAATTTCGGCCAA GAATTTGGTGAATAAAGATGTCCTTTCTAAGTCTGACCCCATATGTGTGGTTTATGTTCGTCACTTGGATCATTCCTGGGTAGAACATGGCAGAACAGAGCAAATCTGCAACACACTGAATCCAGAGTACACCACCAAAATTGTGATTGGCTACCGTTTTGAAGAACTACAGAAACTGAAGTTCAAAATTTATGATATTGATAGTAAAAGCACAGCCCTGGATAAGCATGATTTCTTGGGAGAAGCTGAGTGCTCCCTTGGTGAAATTGTTTCTGCACGAAACTTTGTTACAGCACTTAATcattcgaaaaacaaaaacacgggCCAATTGTGCATTAAAGCCGAAGAAATTGGGTCAATCAAAGAAGACGTTGAATTATTGTTTAGCGCACAGGGTTTCAAAAAGAGCGGTCTCCTCAGCAAACCTGACCCTTTCTTAGCCATTTACAAAGAGAGCACTTTAGTGCATCGCACGCCATTCATTAAAGATAACTGCAACCCAGAATGGCCAAGGTTCGTTCTACCTATGCGATTCCTACGTACGAAAGACGAAAATAGCGTTTCCCTATTGCTTCAATGCTGGAATTGGAACGGAGATGGAAGCCACAAACTAATGGGGGAAGTTCAAGTTACTACACAAGAAATTCTAAGTGCACCCAAAACTTTCTCTCTGAACGATAAG aaaacgggaaaaagcGTAGGAAAACTGTCTTTACATGAGTCTAAGGTAACGAAAACCCACTCTTTCTTGGATTACGTCACTGGAGGTACCCAAATTAATTGCACCATAGCCATCGATTTCACTG CTTCGAATGGAACTCCTAGCATGCCCACCTCCCTGCATTACATGGGTCCGACACCCACACTCTATGAACAAGCGTTGTTGTCTGTCGTCACAATCATTCAGGACTATGATAGTGATAAGCATTTTCCAGTTTTGGGATTCGGTGCCAAGGTGCCTCCAAACGGAAATTTATCTCATGAATTTTTTGTCAATATGACTGCAAACCCACACTGCTTTGGAGTCGGTG GAGTGATAGATGCTTATCGACGATGTTTGCCTTTGATTCAGCTGTACGGGCCAACCAATTTTGCTCCGGTGATTAACCACGTCGCGCGTTTTGCCGCAGCCCACTCTAATGGCGACCAGTATTTCATTCTCCTCATTCTTACTGATGGAGAGATCTGCGATTTTCCAGAGACAAAGCAG GCAATTATATCGGCATCACATTTGCCTATGTCTATCATAATCGTTGGAATTGGTCCTGCCGATTTTTCATCTATGAAAGAACTTGACAGCGACAACGGCCATTTAACGGCTAACGGGCATTCTGCCGTTCGCGACATAGTTCAGTTTGTATCGTTTCGCGATTTCTTACATCAAGCAGATCCAAACCGCGCCTCTGTAGAGTTAGCTAGCGCATTGCTTGCGGAAGTTCCAAACCAACTAGTCGCTTTcatgaaactaaaaaaactgACACCGAAAACGCCATTCTAA
- the LOC130702212 gene encoding histone H3 gives MARTKQTARKSTGGKAPRKQLATKAARKSAPATGGVKKPHRYRPGTVALREIRRYQKSTELLIRKLPFQRLVREIAQDFKTDLRFQSSAVMALQEASEAYLVGLFEDTNLCAIHAKRVTIMPKDIQLARRIRGERA, from the coding sequence ATGGCTCGTACCAAGCAGACTGCTCGCAAATCCACTGGTGGCAAGGCGCCTCGTAAACAGCTGGCCACCAAGGCTGCTCGTAAGAGTGCCCCGGCTACTGGTGGTGTCAAGAAACCCCATCGTTACCGCCCCGGTACCGTCGCTCTTCGTGAGATCCGTCGTTACCAAAAGTCAACAGAACTCCTGATCCGCAAGTTGCCGTTCCAGCGCCTGGTCAGAGAAATTGCCCAAGATTTCAAGACCGACTTGCGTTTCCAGAGCTCAGCTGTCATGGCGCTCCAGGAGGCAAGTGAGGCCTATTTGGTAGGTTTATTCGAAGACACCAACTTGTGCGCCATCCACGCCAAACGAGTCACCATCATGCCCAAGGACATCCAGCTTGCCCGCCGTATCCGTGGTGAACGTGCTTAA
- the LOC130702187 gene encoding G patch domain-containing protein 4-like, protein MESKGMQNARKMLEKLGWSEGSGLGLNENGITEAIKPSAKFDLSGIGHKTYNDFQWWDHAFNKAAQAFDIKVTDDQGAIVEKTKTVGKIKTKKGSSNVNQADLAYGVFHKTGTLHNGIIESKENSVELKEETDYSLKLSDEELFKLCNGLTAHKGARHGLTARGKLARIAMQEAALLASMNANDNKIPHQPETKKKKKKSAKCSKDENVNQTPSECGTLVSCVENINLCEKLTKLKKKKKSRKETECEVGESDICENALISVHEKDLVHNKAEKRQKKKADKYRNGNDENLLSEPIEEISQEPPKKKKKSKNYESESHHLLLEESVEQIGEEPKRKKKKKSSQSV, encoded by the exons ATGGAGTCGAAGGGGATGCAAAATGCcagaaaaatgttggaaaagcTTGGATGGTCTGAAG GCAGTGGACTGGGACTGAATGAAAATGGGATTACAGAAGCTATCAAGCCATCTGCCAAATTTGACCTGTCTGGAATTGGCCACAAGACTTATAATGACTTTCAGTGGTGGGATCATGCATTCAACAAAGCTGCTCAAGCATTTGATATCAAAGTCACAGATGACCAAGGAGCTATTGTTGAAAAGACGAAGACTGtaggaaaaatcaaaacaaaaaaaggaagttcAAACGTAAATCAGGCTGATTTAGCATATGGAGTCTTCCATAAAACTGGAACATTACACAATGGTATAATAGAGTCCAAGGAAAACAGTGTCGAGCTGAAAGAGGAAACTGACTACTCCCTTAAGTTGAGTGATGAGGAGCTTTTCAAGCTTTGCAATGGATTAACTGCACATAA AGGTGCCAGACATGGGCTCACAGCTAGGGGAAAACTAGCAAGAATAGCTATGCAAGAAGCTGCATTGCTAGCAAGTATGAATGCCAATGACAACAAGATACCTCACCAACcagaaacaaagaagaaaaaaaaaaaatcagcaaaatgCAGCAAGGATGAAAATGTGAACCAGACACCTAGTGAATGTGGTACACTTGTATCCTGTGTTGAGAATATAAATCTGTGTGAAAAATTAACCAAactcaagaagaagaagaaatcaaggaAAGAAACAGAATGTGAAGTGGGTGAATCAGATATATGTGAAAATGCTCTGATATCAGTTCATGAAAAAGACCTTGTTCATAATAAAGCTgagaaaagacaaaagaagaaggccgACAAATATCGAAATGGCAATGATGAAAACTTATTGTCTGAACCCATAGAAGAAATCAGTCAAGAACCccccaagaaaaagaaaaaatccaagAACTATGAAAGTGAATCACACCATCTCCTGTTAGAAGAATCTGTGGAACAAATTGGTGAAGAacctaaaaggaaaaaaaagaaaaaatcttctCAAAGTGTTTGA
- the LOC130702177 gene encoding copine-8-like translates to MLPNFAHTSSQDLVVEIELTISAKSLLNKDVLSKSDPICLVYIQPQNNSTWQEHGRTEVIKNNCNPEFATKIIIGYRFEEQQKLKFKIYDMDGSSPVLDDHDFLGEAECSLGQIVSSVNFITALRHPSFKSKGQLCIRAEEVGDSRKEEVEFIFSAEGFKKSGLFSKPDPFLEIFREDTLIHRTTFIKNNCNPQWPKFTVPMRALCAKNGQDVKLLLRSWNYNKNGNHKLLGEIDVTRNGICNAPQTFNLMNKGKISGKLYVKEAVPKRTYSFLDYVMGGTQLNCTISIDFTASNGSPNTVGSLHYMGPSPTPYEQALQSVVSIIQDYDSDKQLPVLGFGAKVPPNGSLSHEFFVNMSSNPYCTGVEGVIEAYRNCLPVVQLHGPTNFAPVINHVTRFASTYPNGDHYFILLILTDGAISDMHDTKEAIIVASHLPISIIIVGIGNADFSSMMELDGDNRRLNLNGKFASRDIVQFVAFRDFSNGADSVWASRELARALLAEVPTQFLAFMKYKKLTPKGEGSHLI, encoded by the exons ATGCTGCCAAACTTTGCCCATACATCGTCTCAGGATCTCGTAGTGGAAATCGAGTTGACCATCTCAGCTAA GTCTTTGCTAAACAAAGATGTTCTCTCCAAGTCAGACCCCATTTGTCTTGTTTACATCCAGCCCCAAAATAACTCAACATGGCAAGAACACGGTAGAACCGAAGTCATAAAGAATAACTGCAATCCAGAATTTGCTACCAAGATTATTATCGGCTATCGCTTTGAAGAACAACAGAagctaaaatttaaaatctatGACATGGATGGTTCCAGTCCTGTGTTGGATGATCATGATTTCCTAGGAGAGGCTGAATGTTCACTGGGTCAGATTGTCTCTTCTGTAAATTTTATAACAGCACTTCGCCATCCCAGTTTCAAGAGCAAGGGACAGTTGTGCATTCGTGCTGAAGAAGTCGGCGACTCACGTAAAGAAGAGGTTGAATTCATTTTCAGTGCTGAGGGATTCAAGAAAAGCGGTTTATTCAGCAAACCAGACCCGTTTTTAGAAATTTTCAGAGAAGACACCTTAATCCATCGCACGACGTTCATTAAGAACAATTGCAATCCGCAATGGCCGAAATTTACTGTACCGATGCGAGCGCTGTGCGCTAAAAATGGCCAAGATGTCAAGCTTTTACTTCGGTCCTGGAATTACAACAAGAATGGAAACCATAAACTACTTGGGGAAATCGACGTTACCAGAAATGGTATTTGTAATGCTCCACAGACATTTAATCTTATGAATAAG GGTAAAATCTCCGGAAAACTTTACGTGAAAGAGGCTGTCCCCAAACGAACGTACTCTTTTCTCGACTACGTCATGGGAGGCACTCAATTGAACTGTACAATCTCAATTGATTTTACAG CTTCAAATGGCAGTCCAAACACTGTGGGATCTTTACATTACATGGGACCATCTCCTACACCGTACGAGCAAGCGCTACAGTCCGTCGTCTCGATCATCCAAGATTATGACAGTGATAAACAGCTTCCGGTACTAGGTTTTGGAGCAAAAGTACCGCCCAATGGTTCCTTGTCTCATGAATTTTTCGTCAACATGTCTTCAAATCCATATTGCACGGGCGTTGAAG GCGTAATCGAGGCTTATAGAAATTGTCTGCCAGTTGTTCAGTTGCATGGACCCACAAACTTTGCTCCGGTAATCAACCACGTCACACGCTTTGCCTCTACGTACCCTAATGGGGATCattatttcattcttcttaTTCTGACGGATGGAGCCATTTCTGATATGCATGATACTAAGGAG GCCATCATCGTTGCGTCCCACTTACCGATCTCCATCATCATTGTCGGAATCGGAAATGCAGATTTTTCGTCGATGATGGAATTAGATGGCGACAATCGCAGATTGAATTTAAATGGCAAATTTGCCAGCCGTGACATTGTGCAGTTTGTTGCGTTTCGTGATTTCTCAAATGGGGCTGACTCGGTTTGGGCTTCTCGTGAACTAGCTAGGGCTCTTCTTGCTGAAGTGCCTACCCAATTCTTAGCCTTcatgaaatataaaaagttAACACCGAAAGGGGAAGGAAGCCACTTAATTTAA
- the LOC130702210 gene encoding histone H4 gives MTGRGKGGKGLGKGGAKRHRKVLRDNIQGITKPAIRRLARRGGVKRISGLIYEETRGVLKVFLENVIRDAVTYTEHAKRKTVTAMDVVYALKRQGRTLYGFGG, from the coding sequence ATGACTGGTCGTGGCAAAGGAGGCAAAGGACTTGGAAAAGGTGGTGCTAAACGCCATCGCAAAGTTTTGCGTGACAACATTCAGGGTATTACAAAGCCGGCCATTCGCCGCCTTGCACGTCGTGGAGGTGTCAAGCGTATTTCTGGACTCATTTATGAAGAGACTCGTGGAGTTCTTAAAGTTTTTCTTGAAAACGTCATTCGTGACGCGGTTACCTACACTGAACACGCCAAGAGGAAGACAGTTACGGCAATGGATGTTGTTTACGCTTTGAAACGACAGGGTCGCACTCTGTACGGTTTTGGTGGTTAA